The following proteins come from a genomic window of Malus domestica chromosome 02, GDT2T_hap1:
- the LOC103424267 gene encoding zinc finger CCCH domain-containing protein 6-like: MNLKRSRKSSSVSWASGADLRQVKLFSSEDYPVAVGVKYQKHLQPKASYKSRSVPTEHVFPPGFERPVSVSQTKVELPPIPRIQWKCPSKFVVNDAWQVAAGEESEEVKAQKLRGMRVLEAVYPRLSAIPPNPSVSLDVKAERYDDSLTPSVPLIPIEEMEEESQDLPSSDMELDSDVECRPPALPQGLSASRGPASKCNPPQEIAGDQPSLENSPSQNADVTAAASVALTAIVKSTEKGSLIDTDLLIKILNDPKMIQKLINEPGSLANAEVAPTNSFAAPMSKTTTPSVPSSLPKSDMLTTAGGKFFPMAGTVNAISLQPGNVQTSGLNRPAPSPPVSVPQSNFGVLPRQPNQTQAQTPTLGAMTYPNRAQPPAFLVKEAPLPPAKNMNYYKNLIMQHGVEKQDIAQKQIGNKFNLLKDMKMVQNFKPGQKKPKNLKQCKYFKGSNGCRNGVNCKFQHDVPFELGSGNFFGGHIAKRAKPDGVNTLRI, translated from the exons ATGAATTTGAAGCGGTCGAGGAAATCGAGCTCCGTATCTTGGGCTTCTGGAGCCGATCTTCGTCAG GTAAAGTTGTTCTCTTCTGAAGATTATCCTGTCGCTGTTGGCGTGAAATATCAAAAGCATCTTCAACCAAAAGCGTCATATAAGTCGCGGTCAGTTCCTACGGAACATGTTTTCCCCCCTGGGTTTGAACGGCCTGTTTCTGTGAGCCAAACAAAGGTGGAACTACCCCCCATCCCTCGGATTCAATGGAAATGCCCTTCCAAG TTTGTCGTGAATGACGCCTGGCAAGTAGCAGCTGGTGAGGAAAGTGAGGAAGTCAAGGCTCAAAAGTTGAGAGGGATGAGAGTGCTCGAAGCAGTTTATCCTCGTCTTTCTGCAATTCCCCCTAA CCCCTCTGTTTCTTTGGATGTAAAAGCTGAGCGTTACGACGATAGCCTCACTCCTTCAGTCCCCCTTATTCCAATTGAAGAAATGGAAGAAGAGTCCCAGGATTTACCTTCATCTGATATGGAATTGGACTCCGATGTGGAATGTCGGCCACCGGCCTTGCCCCAAGGTCTATCGGCATCTCGGGGTCCAGCTTCAAAATGCAATCCTCCTCAGGAAATTGCCGGTGATCAACCTTCACTAGAAAACTCACCTAGTCAAAATGCGGATGTGACTGCCGCTGCTTCAGTCGCATTGACTGCAATCGTGAAAAGCACCGAGAAGGGAAGTTTGATCGATACTGATTTGCTCATCAAAATTCTAAATGACCCGAAAATGATCCAGAAATTGATTAACGAACCCGGATCACTGGCCAATGCAGAAGTTGCACCAACGAACTCTTTCGCTGCGCCGATGTCAAAGACAACAACTCCATCAGTTCCCTCATCTCTTCCAAAATCTGATATGCTAACGACTGCAGGTGGAAAATTCTTCCCTATGGCAGGTACTGTGAATGCTATCTCTCTTCAACCAGGTAATGTTCAAACCTCCGGGTTGAACCGACCCGCACCATCACCACCTGTGTCCGTCCCCCAGTCCAACTTTGGCGTGCTACCTAGGCAgccaaatcaaactcaagcacaAACCCCCACTTTAGGTGCAATGACGTATCCTAACAGAGCTCAACCACCGGCGTTCCTCGTCAAGGAAGCGCCGCTCCCGCCCGCGAAGAATATGAACTACTATAAGAACCTCATCATGCAACATGGAGTGGAAAAGCAAGATATTGCACAAAAACAAATTGgtaacaaatttaatctcttgaAAGACATGAAAATGGTTCAAAACTTTAAACCCGGACAAAAGAAACCGAAGAATCTGAAACAATGCAAGTACTTTAAGGGCTCCAACGGATGCCGTAACGGCGTTAATTGCAAATTCCAGCATGACGTGCCTTTTGAATTGGGGAGTGGTAATTTTTTTGGGGGCCATATTGCAAAGAGAGCGAAACCTGATGGAGTTAATACCTTACGGATATGA